Below is a window of 'Nostoc azollae' 0708 DNA.
GGGTAATTTACGTATTCAATACACACCAGCAGAACTATATATGACAAGATCTATTGCTACTTTCTTGGAAGCAACTAACCCTGTTGTCAATAAAGGAAGTGCTGTACGTTATCTCGCAGAAGAAGTGCTGGGATTAGAAAGCGATCAGGTCATGACTATTGGTGATAACATCAATGATGTAGAGATGCTGGAATATGCAGGTATTGGTGTAGCTATGGGTAGCGCCCCAGATTCAGTAAAAGCGCTCGCTAATTGGGTAGCTCCGAGTGTAGAAAATGATGGAGTTGCGATCGCAATTGAAAAATTTTTGCTCTAAACATGAGAAAGCGCACCAGCCACTGGCTGTGTTTCGTCTCGGTGTCCTTGCTGGTTCGCTCCTCACAAATCAACTAATATAGCCCAGTAGATTCATCGCGTCAATAGGATTTTATATTTTGGATTCACCCCACGGATAAATCCGGGGGCTTGTACCATCAAAATAATTATTACTCAAAGTTTTTCAGTTGATGTCATAGGAAATAGGGCTACAGGAAAAACCTGAGATTATTTACAACTCAACAGGTGCAAACACGCCTAATTTCGTTTCTAACACAGCCCTCAAGACCAACTGAGTAGCTATTAACAATCCCAGTCTGGCTTGCGCTAACTCCAAAGACTTAATTTTCACTTCACCCCAAATTCGGCAGTGACACCAAAAGCTTTCAAAAGCTTGGCTTAATTTCAATGCCGCTTTTTCCCAATTAACCGAGCTACTAAAATCAGAAACGACCAAATCATCCACCATTTTCACCAACTGATGAATGAGTCGAATCTCCTCTAATTGATGGAAACGTAGTGTTTGATCAGAATTTAACCAGGGTATAGCCTGTGCGGACAGAAAACACTGAACACCAGCATCATTATCTGTCAGTTGAATTAATCCCTCTTGGTGAGCTAATCGTAATAACGAACAGCAGCGTGCGTGAGCATATTGGACTGTAAAGAATGATTTCTTTTTATTTCTCAGGAAAGAAGAGTCAGGGGGCAAGGGGGAAGGGGCAGAAAGTAATATATTATTCTCCCCATCTCCCCATCTTCTCATCTCCCCTTTCATACTCTCTAACCTTAAACTATCGACGGTCAGATTATTTAACCACCACGCTAAAGTAGGATCAGTTAGTTCTATATGAATCCAATCAGGAGGAACTATTTGCACACTAAAAATTTCCCCACAATTTGCTGATAAATAAGCAGCAAGTTCCCTGAGAATTGCCATTCTATGTGAATTTTTAGATGCTGAAATTTGCTGACCTAGACTGGAAATATATAAAATTTTTTCAGCATCTGTGTCTTGATATAGAGGAATTTTTCCCCTTCCTATGCTTAGAATTTCTTCATCCTTAGTATAAACACTTAGAAAATTCAAAAAATGGAGATATACTAATTGTTTATTTGAGGTATACTTCTTAAAAAGTAGCCAATAATGCACGTAGCTATTTGGGGAACTTTTGTGATTATCACCATTTTATCCTGTTCCATCCACCTTTAGATAGAAGTTTAGTCTAGGTAAAGAAAAATGAGAGTAGGATAAAATTTCATGAATAATTGATGTTTAGTGAGTAAACTTTACTACCCTCATTGTACAGTAAGAAGTATAACAAAAGAGTAGATAGCAAAAACTGCTTTGTACTCTTTGGATAGCTGACGCTGTTAGGCGTTAAGCCTACCCTGTTAACACAAAGACACTCCTTGCACCTTTTTATTTAGTCTTTGTCTTCAGCCGAACGCTCTTTGTTACCTATGCAATCTCAATCCTCCTTTTCCGAAGCATCACGGCCTTTTCTAACTTGGCAACGAATTCTTGATTGGGCTCAAGAACACTACCGCTGCCGCACCTTCAGCAAAGATGAGCGCATTCCCGCCAGACCTGGCTTGCTCTATTTAGTCCAAAGGGGTGCAATCCGCATGGTAGGAACAGCCCAAGTTAGTGCCACTGCCAGCCAGTTAACATCTCGACGCATCAATAGAACCCCAGAAGAAGCCTTCTTAGGTTTTGTGGGAGCAGGACAACCTTTTGAAATTGTGGCTCAGTCACCATTCACTCTCCAGTCTTATGCCCACGTTGACCAAACTGCGGTGTTATGGATGTACTGGCATGATTTAGATAACTGGCCTCACTTCCGTCGTGAAGTAATGGATGCCTTTAGATATCAACACCAACGCAAGCTGTTATGGCTCAGTGCATTGGGACAGCGACGCACCATTGACAGACTACTAGGATTCCTCACATTGCTGATTGAGGAATATGGAGAGCCAGCAATGAGCGAAACTGATCCCGATGTAATTCGTGGCTATTGTCTGCCCTTCCCTCTCACTCATGCCCAAATTGGTAGCGCCATTGGTTCAACTCGTGTCACAGTTACCCGTTTAATGGGTAAATTGCGTCAACGTGGACTAATCCTCACCCAAGGGGATAATTTGATTTGCTTGCCAGCAGAGTCAATTAACAGAACCAACTAAAGCGCAATCAGAAGCTAGCTTGAGAGCGTATTAACTTGGTACTTGCTATTTTATAAGCCATAACTAGCAGGAGTCAGCGGATTTTAACAAACCCAGTTTGGGTAATGAGTTCCTGTCCCTGCTCTGTTAGCAGTAAGTTAGCATAAGCAACACCAGCTTGCTCTTCAGTTTGACCATTCTGTTTGACCACCACAAACAGATTGCGGGTAATCGGGTATTTTCCTGATTGAAACGCTTTAATGTTCAATTAATTCCGTTTATCAGGACATTCATTAGGGAGAATAAATGGTTCTTGATAGGGAGCAATGTATTGTCCTGGCATTCGTCCCAAGGGTAAGGGTTTAATCGAACATTGAGGAACAACCTCTGGGGCAGATGCGTAATACATTCCACCAGGACTATGAGCCAACTTTTTTAAGGCTTGGGTGGTCGTGGAGATAAACTCTATTTGGGGGCTGAAAGCTTGACCACCCAAAATGTCTTGAACAAAAAGTTCTACTGTGCCGCCATTATTGATACGACGAGAATACGGCTTGATCGGCAAATTGGGGCCACCAACTTGGTTCCAATTATTGATCTTGCCTGTGTAGATTGATTTAAGTTAGTCTATTGTCAATACTGGGATATTCAGGTTGGGGTTAACGGCTACTGCTAAGCCATCAATGGCTACAGGAATTTGATTGAGTTTAAATCCACGCTGCTGGGCGCGGCTTAACTCTTGATCTAAAATTGGTTGGGAGGAATGGACAAAAGTTAGTTGACCATCAATTAATGACTGTATGCCTGTACCAGTGCCTGGAGCCTCATTACTGGGTTGTACATAACGTAGCCGAAACTCTGGTCTTGCTGCTTGAATTGCAGGGTCAATTGTCAGTCGAATTGGACCCCAAGATGTACTACCTACGTAGTTAAACAATCAGGTGGCGACATTCTTTACAGCAGAGAAGCTGGTACCTTGAGGTTGTGCCGATGTGTTCTGTGGTTGGTTTTGATTACTGGAGCTAGAATTATTTGACTGGGAGCTAATAATTTTATTCAGGTCTACATTTGACTTTCTGCTAAACTAGCAAAAACCACCAGCTACCAATAAAATTGTTGTTAACAGAGATATTGTCAGAACCAGAGTTTCATTTTCTTGAGACATGATGAATTAATCCACTGTTCGATGGGAATAGTCAGAAACCTTATTACAGCAGGAGTCAGGAATCAGGAGTAAAACTCTCTTCCTGTGGGAGCAAGGCGATTTTATGAGGTGGGGCAAAAAGTGTGCTTTTAGCTACGCCAACCATAGATATGGCTAAAATATTTTCCTAGAATTAAAGTAAAATAAATCACATCAAACAAATAAAATTGCAAGACAAAGTATCTTCTCAAAATATCCTAAGGAGACTTGCATTCAATAATCTATGGCTGGTGGGAATAAGCTGCTTAGGTCAGTAATCAAATAAGCGTGTATTGATTAGAATAGAAAATTCTGTTAAATGGGAGTTGCAGGTCTAAAATATTAGACAGTTCCAAGATGGATAAAAGAGGTAAAAATGGAATTACAGAAATTATGCCAACTTCCAGCTATCCATTGACAAGGAAGATGTAACATAATATCCGCATTTTTTTTTTACCAAAATTTAATGTTTCCTTTCATTCTTAAACTGACAACTTGTATCTATATTTTTGTACGGTAAGTGATTTTTATCGATGCCTGTTTTGGGTTTAGTGATCGCACACTTACTTTTTGCCACACCTCACAAAATCGCCTTGCTCCCCTTGCTGTCTAGGTTTCAATTTAGACTCATTGATCTGCAATCTGCTTTATTGTTTTAAACATCTTCTGAAATTCTGAGTTCGGATGCTCAATCCCCATATGAAGTTGAATCAGGTAGAAATTTAAGTATTTCCCCAATTACCCGTAAATACAAATGCCTCTTAGGGTTGGCGTTGACCTGGTGCAAATTCCCGTTGTTGGTATTGTTCTGGTAAGGTTTGGGGATCGCCTGGATAACCAATTGCGCTCGCAGTTATTGGCTCATACCCCTCTGGAAAATTGTATAGTTCTCGCGTCTTGGAAGCCCCTTAAATCCTCCTATTTGGTGGACAAATAACCCTAAGGAGGTAACCTGAATGGTGAGACTACAAACTGCTGCCCCCACATCATAAATAGCATGGCAGTTTGGATTGCCATTTTTCTCATTCTCAAAATTAAGCTTGGCTACCGCAATCATCAACACAGGAGCATATTTCGCCCATACTTGATTTGCTTCAACCAGACAACTGAGTAACTGGTTAAATTGTGTGGGATTTTCCTGTATCGCCACAATAAAATGCCAAGCTTGTTCGTTGTAACAAGACGCTGTCCAACGAGCAGCTTCCAATAAACTACAAATTGTTTCTCCAGCAATGGGTTTGTTAGAAAATGCTAACGGACTCCAACGTTGTTGCAATAATTGATGAATTGGATACTGGGAATTAGAGGGTTTTTCTATGATGAGGTTGTGTTAAATTTTTCAGTTTTAGTTTTTGGGAATTGGCTCAAAATCATACCCAGTGCGCGAGCGATTACGGAGAACAATTTTTACAAGTTGGACTGAGGTATTGCGATCACCTGATGGTAAAAAGCGAATTTTCCCAGCCAGCAGCACCTGTGGGAGAAAATTCAGGTGATAAAAGGGCTTTATGGACTCCAGCACAGCTGGGATCGGTTTCTAATGGCGCGATTAAGGCTCTTGTGGCATCATACGCCAAGGCAGTACCCCAACTCACATCACCACCCCATAACTGTCGGGATTTTTTGGGAAAATCGGATTTGGAATCAGCATCAATATGCTAGGGAACTGCTACTACCATTCCTACAGCTTGTTCTCTACCAATTTCCAAAGTTTTCAGTGTGTACACATCATCTCCTCCTAATAATGTCAGACGTTTTTGATTCACCTGAACTACTTGCAATGCTTTGTCTAAAGTTTCGGTGTTAGCAGCTAACATTAAAACTTCTGCATTTTGCCCAAGCCCCTGTTCTACACTTGTAGCTCCACTAGAATTTGCTTGAGATCAATCAGATTCGCGAGTTACTTCTCGACCCTCAAGTAAAATATATGTCTAATGCTGCACTTGGGTCAGTACCAATAGGTAAATATGCAACAATGCTATAGTTCTTTATCAAGCCGATATGGGCATTATTCAGATATATAACTGCTTCTAGGTCCTTTAGTTTTAGTTTTAGGGATCCTGTGAAGTTAGTGATCGCTTGCTCATAATTTTTAGCAGCTATAGCCCTAGTGCCATCTTTCTTTTTTAGCTAGAGAAATATCGCCATGACTGAATATTTTTTCTCCAAAACTAATACGTTCGCCAATTAATTTATTACTGTTATTAGTTTCATTACAAGTAGTGCCACTTTCATATTTTAGTACAGATTTCTTAATAAAAAACTAAATACGACCACCTAGTATATCTATTGTTAACAGCAGGGATATAACTAAAACCTTAGGTTCATTTTTTTGTTACATAAACTATTTTCAATTGAGTTGAATTTACTATTAAATTGTGCAATCTCTTTCTCCAGCAGCATATTGTATCAACAATCTCTGATAATTCATAACTAGTACCAGATGCTTTTAGAGCATTGAGGATTATATTTCATATATCAATCGAAATAATGTTGTTACAGCAATGGCAATTAAGGCGGTAGCAACTGCGAAAATAACTACTTGCAGAATTAATGCCCAGGCTACTCCTTAACAATGAGAGAGATCAAAAATATAACGACAAAAGTAATTCCGGGGATAATCAATAACTCAAATTTTTCTAACCAGCGTCTAGTTTGAGCAAAAATTAAACCACTTAAAATTACAACGGCAATAGCCAAAGTAATAATGGTGTTTTTAACTAGACTAAGAAGTGTGATCGCTATTAAAGCCCCTTCAAATCCACTAAAAGCAGCCCCAGCTAATAATTCCCATGTAGCAAAAGCCGATTGTACTGGTACTGGTGGAAGTGGCTGTGGGAAGAACTGTGGGAGGCCGTGGAGACAGGGCTTCTAGAACTTCTGCAGCTGAATGAAAGCGTTGATTGGCAGCAGTTAGCAGCATTCTGTCTTCAGCTAGTCTGTCCTTGACAGTGGCTTGTGTGCACCATTTCCACTGATTATTGTAGGCATCAAATAGTTTATTTGCTTCTTCCCCAGTGAGTAAGGTAATGAGGGCAACTCCTAAGGCTTATAAATCTGTAGATGGAAACACTTGATTTCCAGACATTTGTTCCCGTGGTGCAAATCCCATAGAATAAATTCCTGTGGAAGCAGTAGAACCACCAGGGGCATTAGTCACTTGTTTAACTGCACCAAAATCCAAGAGAAATAGTCTACCATCCCGACGGCGCATAATATTGGAGGGTTTAATATCTCTGTGGATAATGCCTTTGTTGTGGATAAAAGTTAGAACTGGGAGAATTTATGTGAGTATTTGTATTATCCCTATTTCCGAAAATTTGCCTTCTTGAACTAATTCTTCTTCTAGATTTTGCCCATCAATATATTCTTGAACTAGATAAGAAAAACTGCTTTTGTTGTCCAGGTTGTAAACTTTGGACGGGTACAGTAAACTTCCATGTTAGTTATTTGTCAATAGTCAGTAGTCAAAAGTAGTTCGCTAATGACTACTGACTACTGACAAAATGTTTATTCTGCTTCAGCTAGGTTGGGCGTTAATGTATCCAATGCAGTTACCACTAGATTCTTTCGTGATAATTTTAACGTATCGCCATCCCATCCAGGGGTAGCAAACTGAGGTAAAATTTCCTGACTAAAAGCTTCTGCTGCTTTGGATCTATAGCGATTGGGATTAAAAATCAGCCACAGGGTTCGCTTGACAACTACACCTTCAATGGGAGTACGGTGTAGCACACCCATTTGTAATTCTTTCGCGATCGCAGAGGTAGAGACAAAAGCAGCCCCTAAACCAGACTGCACTGCATTTTTAATTCCTTCAATGGAATTTAGTTCCATTTCAAATTTAAACCGCCTAGTATCAATTTCACAGCGTGCTAGTACCTGATCAATGACTTTGCGGATAGTAGATTGGGAATCGAGAGCAATGAATTGCAGCTTATATAGATCGTCTTTTTGGATGGTATCTAATTTGGTAAAGGGATGGAATGTAGGTAAAATTAGCGCCAGTTCGTCTTCAGCATAAGGAACAATTTCCAAAGATTCTGTCAGTTCACCGGGGATCTCACCACCGATAATTGCTAGATCAACTTGTCCATTAGCCACGCTCCAAGCGGTACGACGGGTAGAATGGACGTGGAGTTGTACAGCTACATCGGGATATTTTTGTCGGAACATCCCAATCATGCGCGGCAAAAGATAAGTACCGGTAGTTTGAGAAGCTCCGACAATCAAAGTACCGCCTTGAAGATTTTGTAAATCCTCGATCGCGCGGCAAGTTTCTTGACACAGACTGAGAATTTTTTCACCGTAGCTCAGGAGTAGATGCCCTGCTTCGGTTAATTGAGCGCGTCGTCCTCCCCTGTCGAATAAGGGGACATCCAGCTGGCGTTCTAGATTTTGAACCTGTAAACTGACTGCTGGTTGAGAGACGTAAAGACTATCAGCGGCGCGTTTGAAGCTCCCTTCTTGAGCGATCGCTTTGAGAATGCGTAACTGATCTAAAGTGAAAGGAAGGTCAGACATAAGGCTCAACCCACAAACTTTGAAAGGAGCGGATTTGGCAATAAATCAGGGTGGATAGCTTTGTAGCTAGGCATGATTTATGACATTGTTAGATTTGAAGGCTTGATACGAAAAAGACATTACCACAACATCTTGACTAAAATCCTCTTGTGTATAATCTGTTAAAGGTCAAGATGCTTACCAATAGTAGCTTCTTTCATTGAGAATTTTAAATTTTTCATCTGGAATTGAGTTGTGTCTATGATGCCGAATCCTTGGTTCACCACCAGTCATTCTGTGATGCTGGGATTACAATTAGCTTTTGTGATCGCCCACAGCGGAGGCGCTGCTTTGCGTCCTTGGGCAGAAACACACATCGGACCAAGACTATATCGCATTTTGTTTGCATTAGTTAGCTTACCCTTAGCAGTGATATTAATTATTTACTTTTTTAATCACCGTTATGATGGCTTGCAACTTTGGCAGGTGCAAGGCATACCGGGAGTAAAAGCAGTCGTTTGGGTATTGTCAGCGATTTCGTTTTTATTTTTGTATCCTGCTACTTTCAATCTACTAGAAATTGCGGCTATTCAAAAGCCCCAAGTCTATCTTTATGAGATAGGAATTATTCGTATTACCCGCCATCCGCAAATGGTAGGACAAGTGATTTGGTGTCTTGCCCATACCCTCTGGTTAGGCACTACCTTTACTCTTGTTACATCAATGGGTTTGGTATTACACCACTTATTTGGAGTTTGGCATGGCGATCGCCGTTTGAGCAACAGCTATGGTGAAGCATTTGCCGCAGTCAAACAGCGAACTTCAATAATTCCCTTTCTCGCAATTCTTGATGGTCGTCAATCTCTCCAAGGGCATGAATTTCTTCGTCCTGCTTACTTGGGAGTTGCCATTTTTATATTCCTGCTTTGGTGGTCTCACCCTCTGTTAATCCTGGGAACGAGTAGGATACCATGGTAGTTTTAAGTGATCCCCAAAATACACTGAACATAACTAATTTCATCAAATCCCTGCTGTTCAATCAGCCCCAAATTGATGTAGAATATCTTAGAATAGATGTCAGTAAAAGTTAATTAACAGTAAGTAATCTCTTGCCAATTAGTAGCTTTTACTAAAATTGACTCAGATCACACTTCTGGTCTAGAATATTCAGTAAATCAGCGAAAACCTATCCATCCACTTTGATAAAGCTATCAGCTAACCACTATCAGCAATGGTAAATAACTCGCCACTTGTGCAAGAAATCTACTAATCTGAGTAAGGTTTAATAGTTCGCCCTTGGTGGGAGAAATATTTTAAGTTTAATGCTGACTGCTGTTTTATACTGATAAGTTGTTTCACTAAATGTGACAATAACTAATCATCTTTATTTAGGCAACAACGCCTAAAAAGGAGTAGGATTTCTAGTAGGCAGCTAGATATGTCGTTTCATCCTGTAGACCAGATAGCATACACTGCCATCATGATATTCGGATTTAGGCGTTACTGCTCACTTAGGATTCCGTAAACAAGAGTAGCAGGAAGAAAATGCTAACTATGGCGATCATTTTGGGATTAGGATCATTGCTCCCATACTCCTGATCAAGCATTCATCAAAGTCTAAAAACGACTAGGCTTTGAACAGCAGGAAACCGCAATCAGGAGTTGAACATAAAAGAAGCCACCGTGAATTTGATCGCGCTGGCTTTTTTGTCAACCAAATCATAATAGAATCACTTGCCAATCCCTGCTACTGGTAGTTACTTTGATATAAAAACCTTATAATTCAAGAGGCGTCATGGTGTTGTCGGTCAGTGAACGGACATTTACTCAGGAAGTTTTAGAATCTCCGATTCCAGTTTTAGTTAATTTTGAGGCTCCTTGGTGTGGCTTGTGTCGGATCATCCACCCATTATTGCTGCAATTTCAAACTCAATGTAGCGATGAAATAAAACTTGTAGGGGTTAACGCTGATGAAAATTTCAAACTATCTACCACTTATAGACTTAAGTCTCTACCAACTTTACTGTTGATTGAAAAAGGTATAGTCCGAC
It encodes the following:
- a CDS encoding DALR anticodon-binding domain-containing protein; the encoded protein is MHYWLLFKKYTSNKQLVYLHFLNFLSVYTKDEEILSIGRGKIPLYQDTDAEKILYISSLGQQISASKNSHRMAILRELAAYLSANCGEIFSVQIVPPDWIHIELTDPTLAWWLNNLTVDSLRLESMKGEMRRWGDGENNILLSAPSPLPPDSSFLRNKKKSFFTVQYAHARCCSLLRLAHQEGLIQLTDNDAGVQCFLSAQAIPWLNSDQTLRFHQLEEIRLIHQLVKMVDDLVVSDFSSSVNWEKAALKLSQAFESFWCHCRIWGEVKIKSLELAQARLGLLIATQLVLRAVLETKLGVFAPVEL
- a CDS encoding Crp/Fnr family transcriptional regulator, with protein sequence MQSQSSFSEASRPFLTWQRILDWAQEHYRCRTFSKDERIPARPGLLYLVQRGAIRMVGTAQVSATASQLTSRRINRTPEEAFLGFVGAGQPFEIVAQSPFTLQSYAHVDQTAVLWMYWHDLDNWPHFRREVMDAFRYQHQRKLLWLSALGQRRTIDRLLGFLTLLIEEYGEPAMSETDPDVIRGYCLPFPLTHAQIGSAIGSTRVTVTRLMGKLRQRGLILTQGDNLICLPAESINRTN
- a CDS encoding nitroreductase family protein, with the protein product MQQRWSPLAFSNKPIAGETICSLLEAARWTASCYNEQAWHFIVAIQENPTQFNQLLSCLVEANQVWAKYAPVLMIAVAKLNFENEKNGNPNCHAIYDVGAAVCSLTIQVTSLGLFVHQIGGFKGLPRRENYTIFQRGMSQ
- a CDS encoding LysR family transcriptional regulator, whose product is MSDLPFTLDQLRILKAIAQEGSFKRAADSLYVSQPAVSLQVQNLERQLDVPLFDRGGRRAQLTEAGHLLLSYGEKILSLCQETCRAIEDLQNLQGGTLIVGASQTTGTYLLPRMIGMFRQKYPDVAVQLHVHSTRRTAWSVANGQVDLAIIGGEIPGELTESLEIVPYAEDELALILPTFHPFTKLDTIQKDDLYKLQFIALDSQSTIRKVIDQVLARCEIDTRRFKFEMELNSIEGIKNAVQSGLGAAFVSTSAIAKELQMGVLHRTPIEGVVVKRTLWLIFNPNRYRSKAAEAFSQEILPQFATPGWDGDTLKLSRKNLVVTALDTLTPNLAEAE
- a CDS encoding NnrU family protein; the protein is MMPNPWFTTSHSVMLGLQLAFVIAHSGGAALRPWAETHIGPRLYRILFALVSLPLAVILIIYFFNHRYDGLQLWQVQGIPGVKAVVWVLSAISFLFLYPATFNLLEIAAIQKPQVYLYEIGIIRITRHPQMVGQVIWCLAHTLWLGTTFTLVTSMGLVLHHLFGVWHGDRRLSNSYGEAFAAVKQRTSIIPFLAILDGRQSLQGHEFLRPAYLGVAIFIFLLWWSHPLLILGTSRIPW
- a CDS encoding thioredoxin family protein, translating into MVLSVSERTFTQEVLESPIPVLVNFEAPWCGLCRIIHPLLLQFQTQCSDEIKLVGVNADENFKLSTTYRLKSLPTLLLIEKGIVRQRLEAFRSRDDFRMALEEIKLSYSSSYKIYNSSETADLECQSA